In Negativicutes bacterium, the following proteins share a genomic window:
- a CDS encoding SIMPL domain-containing protein (The SIMPL domain is named for its presence in mouse protein SIMPL (signalling molecule that associates with mouse pelle-like kinase). Bacterial member BP26, from Brucella, was shown to assemble into a channel-like structure, while YggE from E. coli has been associated with resistance to oxidative stress.), with protein NNTITITTTNLSLIGTIIDTSLKAGANQVNAITFSRKNVASLKQEALRQAVADAKNKATAIAKELNVAIVNVISVNEQNVSVYSNRLNSYAVKSAELGTTISAANVDVNASVNIVFEIN; from the coding sequence TTAACAACACCATTACAATAACTACTACCAATTTATCACTAATTGGCACAATAATTGATACCTCCTTAAAAGCTGGAGCGAACCAAGTTAATGCTATTACCTTTAGCCGTAAAAATGTAGCTTCATTAAAACAAGAAGCATTGCGCCAAGCCGTAGCTGATGCTAAAAACAAAGCTACTGCTATTGCTAAAGAATTAAATGTAGCCATTGTTAATGTTATTTCTGTAAATGAACAAAATGTTTCTGTTTACTCCAATCGTTTAAACTCCTATGCGGTAAAATCTGCTGAACTTGGAACAACAATAAGTGCTGCTAATGTTGATGTAAACGCTTCAGTAAATATTGTTTTTGAAATAAACTAA
- a CDS encoding acyltransferase: protein MSKEKIPALDYMRGLSMLGVIGIHSGAYYLSNPVVNIHLFAFFDIITRFCVPIFFFISAFGLFYNLKINEPFDYKTFMVKRFKTVLLPYLTWSAIYITYYVLRFNDSSILNFDTLFRYLIFGLCSYQLYFLVLLLWFYLLMPLWIKIIKHLTAWGLVLLFIFQILFNYYSSYFLNLHFNTAFFNNLITYRLNYLVLYYIFIFLFGAYCAVHYQKFSVFLKKQPKNLISFGFLSLSGMLSYYYYLVLINHYTVGEAINIAQQLSPPGVIYTLGATLALFAFFNNYQLPKYLANTCATLGKHSYFAYLVHPLVMYFIFDLMAVFNKMMTFTNAILFFSGTILFSLLIAELFSKIYYKIPILGLLLNGTTKIR, encoded by the coding sequence ATGAGTAAAGAAAAAATACCTGCTCTTGATTATATGAGAGGACTTTCGATGCTTGGTGTTATCGGAATTCATAGTGGCGCTTATTATTTATCTAATCCGGTGGTAAACATTCATCTTTTTGCTTTTTTTGATATTATTACACGCTTTTGCGTGCCGATTTTCTTCTTTATTTCAGCCTTTGGTCTGTTTTATAATTTGAAAATAAATGAACCGTTTGACTATAAAACCTTTATGGTCAAACGGTTTAAAACTGTGTTGCTGCCCTATCTAACTTGGTCTGCTATTTATATAACTTACTATGTTTTAAGGTTTAATGATTCCTCAATCCTAAACTTTGATACATTATTTCGTTATTTAATCTTTGGATTATGTTCTTATCAACTATACTTTTTAGTTCTTTTATTATGGTTTTATTTATTAATGCCACTATGGATAAAAATTATAAAACATCTGACAGCTTGGGGCTTAGTCTTATTATTTATTTTCCAAATACTATTTAATTATTATTCTAGCTATTTTCTTAATCTTCATTTCAATACTGCATTTTTTAACAACCTTATTACTTATCGCTTAAATTATCTGGTATTATATTATATTTTTATTTTTTTATTTGGTGCCTATTGTGCGGTGCACTATCAAAAATTCTCTGTTTTTTTAAAGAAACAACCCAAAAATTTAATCAGCTTTGGTTTTTTAAGTTTAAGCGGTATGCTCTCGTATTATTATTATTTAGTTTTAATCAACCACTACACTGTTGGAGAAGCGATTAATATTGCTCAACAATTAAGCCCTCCCGGAGTAATCTACACTTTAGGAGCAACCTTAGCTTTGTTTGCTTTTTTCAATAATTATCAATTACCAAAATATCTTGCCAACACTTGTGCTACATTAGGTAAACATTCTTATTTTGCCTATTTAGTTCACCCTTTGGTTATGTACTTTATTTTTGATTTAATGGCAGTTTTTAATAAAATGATGACTTTTACAAATGCAATCTTATTTTTCAGCGGAACAATTTTATTTAGTTTATTAATTGCCGAATTATTCAGTAAAATATATTATAAAATACCAATATTAGGGCTATTGTTAAACGGTACAACAAAAATAAGGTAA
- the pyk gene encoding pyruvate kinase, giving the protein MKRTKIICTLGPGTDKPGILEKMLEAGMNVGRCNFSHGTHEAQLERMNMLLDAAKRVNKTVALLLDTKGPEMRLGKFKDGKVRLTEGEQFIITTKELEGTKEIAMVNHKLLAQEVVPGNKILLSDGLISLNVERVEGDDIITTVLNSGDISTGKRVAVPGVAVNLPFLSEQDKNDIVFGIKNNMDFIAASFVQRAADILAIRELLNQHNYNMDIIAKIENEEGVKNIDEILEVADGIMVARGDLGVEIPTQEVPVVQKMIIEKCNKIGKPVITATQMLESMVTNPRPTRAEASDVANAIMDGTDAIMLSGETASGEYPVESVQMMATIAERMEQELKYTEILKAKGLEIGNNVTDAISHATVQVAHETKSKAILTASETGFAARMISKYRPSKPIIAVTPSEKVMRKMQLYWGVQGILGESFENSDNMAKKVAETALKSGLVQKGDMVIITAGVPVGKAGSTNMLRINILGEDIAQ; this is encoded by the coding sequence ATGAAAAGAACTAAAATAATTTGTACACTAGGGCCTGGTACCGATAAACCAGGAATACTTGAAAAAATGTTAGAAGCGGGCATGAATGTTGGTAGATGTAATTTTTCGCATGGTACCCACGAAGCCCAATTGGAAAGAATGAATATGTTGTTAGATGCTGCTAAAAGAGTTAATAAAACAGTAGCATTGTTATTAGATACAAAAGGTCCGGAAATGCGCCTTGGAAAATTTAAAGATGGAAAAGTTCGCTTAACTGAAGGCGAACAATTTATAATAACAACAAAAGAACTTGAAGGCACAAAAGAAATCGCAATGGTTAATCATAAACTGTTAGCGCAAGAAGTTGTACCGGGTAATAAAATTCTTTTATCTGACGGCTTAATAAGCTTAAATGTTGAAAGAGTTGAGGGCGATGATATTATTACCACTGTTTTAAATAGTGGTGATATCAGCACCGGTAAACGGGTAGCGGTACCAGGAGTGGCAGTTAATTTACCGTTTCTATCGGAACAAGATAAAAATGATATTGTTTTTGGAATTAAAAATAATATGGACTTCATTGCTGCGTCTTTTGTGCAAAGAGCGGCTGATATTTTAGCAATTAGAGAGTTGTTAAATCAACATAACTATAATATGGATATTATTGCTAAGATTGAAAATGAAGAAGGCGTTAAAAATATTGATGAAATTTTAGAAGTTGCTGATGGTATTATGGTTGCTCGTGGCGACTTAGGAGTTGAAATACCAACTCAAGAAGTGCCGGTTGTACAAAAAATGATCATTGAAAAGTGCAATAAAATTGGTAAACCTGTTATTACTGCAACACAAATGTTAGAGTCAATGGTTACTAATCCGCGTCCAACTAGAGCGGAAGCTAGTGATGTTGCTAATGCCATTATGGATGGAACGGATGCTATTATGCTAAGTGGTGAAACTGCATCTGGTGAATATCCGGTAGAATCAGTGCAAATGATGGCAACTATTGCTGAAAGAATGGAACAAGAATTAAAATATACTGAAATATTAAAAGCAAAAGGCTTAGAAATTGGTAATAATGTTACTGATGCAATTAGCCATGCTACAGTTCAAGTTGCTCACGAGACTAAATCAAAAGCAATTTTAACTGCTAGTGAAACTGGTTTTGCTGCAAGAATGATTTCTAAATATCGTCCATCTAAACCGATTATTGCTGTTACACCAAGTGAAAAAGTGATGAGAAAAATGCAACTTTATTGGGGTGTTCAAGGAATTTTAGGCGAAAGCTTTGAAAATAGCGATAATATGGCTAAAAAAGTAGCAGAAACTGCACTAAAATCAGGCCTTGTTCAAAAAGGTGATATGGTTATTATTACTGCCGGTGTTCCGGTAGGAAAAGCTGGATCCACTAATATGTTGAGAATTAACATATTAGGAGAAGATATTGCACAATAA